From a single Micromonospora pallida genomic region:
- a CDS encoding hemolysin family protein: MLIVVGLALIIVLTAATGYFVAQEFGYVAVDRGKLRQLADDGDQAAARALQVTSRLSFMLSGAQLGITVTALLVGYAAEPYLGAGLAELLGGVGVSTAVSLPLSVALALIIATVVQMVLGELAPKNLAIARPEQLARALSRSTLIYLAVAGPLIKLFDRAAVRLLRRVGIEPIEELPSGATPEDLEQIIAESREEGHLDAAMSDLLDRGLDFRELTAGEAMVPRVDVHTVRADEPISRVVALLDTGHSRFPVRGAEGVDDLVGVVGIADVLGVPPAKRATTPVSAVAVPPLLVPETLPLPTVLDRLRVGHRQLACVVDEYGGFAGVISLEDIAEELVGPIRDEDDPPERAPARQDDGSWVVPARWRIDEVADSTGIALPERPEYDTLSGLVMRELGRVPEVGDLLEIGLPAEDGEVAPRALVEVLAVDRHVADSVRLRVTGTSEVAA, encoded by the coding sequence TACCGGCTACTTCGTGGCCCAGGAGTTCGGCTACGTCGCCGTCGACCGCGGCAAGCTCCGTCAACTGGCCGACGACGGCGACCAGGCCGCCGCCCGCGCCCTACAGGTCACCAGCCGGTTGTCCTTCATGCTCTCCGGCGCGCAGCTCGGCATCACCGTCACCGCCCTGCTCGTCGGGTACGCCGCCGAGCCGTACCTCGGCGCCGGCCTGGCCGAACTGCTCGGCGGCGTCGGGGTCTCCACCGCGGTCAGTCTTCCGCTGTCGGTGGCGCTGGCCCTGATCATCGCGACCGTCGTGCAGATGGTCCTCGGTGAGCTGGCCCCGAAGAACCTCGCCATCGCCCGGCCTGAGCAGCTGGCCCGGGCCCTGAGCCGTTCCACCCTGATCTACCTCGCCGTGGCCGGTCCGTTGATCAAGCTCTTCGACCGGGCCGCGGTACGACTGCTCCGACGGGTCGGCATCGAGCCGATCGAGGAACTGCCCAGCGGGGCCACCCCGGAGGACCTGGAGCAGATCATCGCCGAGTCCCGCGAGGAGGGACACCTCGACGCGGCCATGTCCGACCTGCTCGACCGGGGGCTGGACTTCCGGGAGCTGACCGCCGGGGAGGCCATGGTGCCCCGGGTCGACGTGCACACCGTCCGGGCCGACGAACCGATCAGCCGGGTGGTGGCGCTGCTCGACACCGGCCACTCCCGGTTCCCGGTCCGGGGCGCCGAGGGCGTCGACGACCTGGTCGGCGTGGTCGGGATCGCCGACGTGCTCGGCGTACCCCCGGCCAAGCGCGCCACCACGCCGGTGAGCGCGGTGGCCGTCCCGCCGCTGCTGGTGCCGGAGACGCTGCCGTTGCCGACGGTGCTGGACCGGCTGCGGGTCGGGCACCGGCAGCTCGCCTGCGTGGTCGACGAGTACGGCGGGTTCGCCGGCGTGATCTCGCTGGAGGACATCGCCGAGGAACTGGTCGGCCCGATCCGGGACGAGGACGACCCGCCGGAACGCGCCCCCGCCCGACAGGACGACGGATCCTGGGTGGTCCCGGCCCGCTGGCGGATCGACGAGGTGGCCGACAGCACCGGCATCGCGCTGCCCGAGCGTCCCGAGTACGACACCCTCTCCGGGCTGGTCATGCGGGAACTGGGCCGGGTCCCCGAGGTGGGTGACCTGTTGGAGATCGGCCTGCCCGCCGAGGACGGCGAGGTCGCCCCGCGTGCCCTGGTCGAGGTGCTCGCGGTGGACCGGCACGTCGCCGACTCCGTCCGGCTGCGGGTCACCGGCACCAGCGAGGTGGCCGCATGA